A stretch of the Salmo salar chromosome ssa20, Ssal_v3.1, whole genome shotgun sequence genome encodes the following:
- the LOC106581167 gene encoding hypermethylated in cancer 1 protein isoform X3, giving the protein MLHAMEVPSHARHLLLQLNTQRTKGFLCDVIIVVQNALFRAHKNILAASSLYLKSLVVHDNLINLDHEMVSPGVFRVILDYIYTGRLTEGDPSSPTEPNLGAVLAAASYLQLLDLVALCKKKLRRNEKCPLRPTPAFLRYGKMGPNSLGLGGGGRYRVSTPVIQSCYPGGVGNTHTPRAPPLEELPLHPHAIHAGELYAPTSSQGPQVFPSTPSALPAQPSLRPAHSDRNCSPIYGLDLSKKSPNSQSQNTPSHPHLAHALPHNDEDREGGLSGRTSPMLGANGGAYPTEKMETADQAGSLPLHSYPHLNQPLGPHLPHLHRSSSQGPDHYPCPPSPDTPTEAGEPSREVGNIYRWVKHEPLSYTAEDEEDEEDEEEGGRNGDQDHQHHNHHHKAGEESDDRYRRVGCDGEDEKSGSGSEETGSSEGRPSPTGAMGRFHLPYEPESFGDNLYVCIPCDKGFPSSEQLNAHVETHTEEELYSGGEMGSSNSNPKNNSSNSNGNGSLGSLSYLEVKSSQSLTPGVLGEIIRPYRCNSCEKSYKDPATLRQHEKTHWLTRPYPCSICGKKFTQRGTMTRHMRSHLGLKPFACDHCGMRFTRQYRLTEHMRIHSGEKPYECQVCGGKFAQQRNLISHMKMHSSGGAGGALTADGKLKLDFAEGIYPLSKYAAEHLGLKQEKASELLAEHAMESLFPLSKLAAEHLRLNHHDKMDVLGIQALPPPPGSLSDSHSRIIDRYSPS; this is encoded by the coding sequence ATGCTCCATGCCATGGAAGTCCCAAGTCATGCTAGGCACCTCCTCCTGCAACTCAACACCCAGCGCACCAAGGGCTTCCTGTGTGATGTCATCATCGTGGTGCAGAACGCGTTGTTCCGAGCCCACAAGAACATTCTGGCCGCCAGCAGCCTCTACCTGAAGTCCCTGGTCGTCCATGACAACCTCATCAACCTAGACCACGAGATGGTGAGTCCCGGGGTGTTCCGGGTCATTCTAGACTACATCTACACGGGCCGCCTTACCGAAGGAGACCCCAGCTCCCCAACAGAGCCCAACCTGGGGGCCGTGCTGGCTGCAGCTAGCTATCTGCAGCTGCTGGACTTAGTGGCGTTGTGTAAGAAGAAGCTGAGGAGAAATGAGAAGTGCCCTCTCCGCCCCACTCCTGCCTTTCTGCGGTATGGGAAGATGGGCCCCAATAGTTTGGGTTTAGGGGGAGGGGGCAGGTATCGGGTGTCCACCCCTGTTATTCAGTCCTGCTACCCAGGGGGAGTTGGGAACACCCACACGCCCCGTGCCCCACCACTAGAGGAGCTGCCGCTGCACCCCCATGCCATCCATGCAGGGGAGCTGTATGCCCCCACCTCTTCACAGGGCCCTCAGGTGTTCCCCTCCACACCCTCAGCCCTGCCTGCCCAGCCCAGCCTGCGCCCAGCCCACTCTGACAGGAACTGCTCCCCCATCTATGGCCTGGACCTCTCCAAGAAGAGTCCCAACTCCCAGTCCCAGAACACGCCCTCCCACCCCCACCTGGCTCATGCCCTGCCCCACAACGATGAGGATCGGGAGGGGGGGCTGAGCGGCCGCACTAGCCCCATGCTGGGGGCCAACGGCGGGGCCTACCCCACAGAAAAGATGGAAACGGCTGATCAGGCTGGGTCTCTCCCACTTCACTCCTACCCCCACCTCAACCAGCCCCTCGGGCCCCACCTGCCCCACCTCCACCGCTCCAGCTCCCAAGGTCCAGACCACTACCCATGCCCCCCCAGCCCCGACACCCCCACAGAGGCTGGAGAGCCCAGCAGGGAGGTGGGCAACATCTACCGCTGGGTGAAGCATGAGCCACTGTCATACACAGCTGAGgatgaagaggatgaggaggatgaggaggaagggGGTCGAAACGGAGACCAAGACCACCAGCATCACAACCACCATCATAAGGCAGGGGAGGAGAGCGATGATCGCTACCGTAGGGTGGGCTGTGACGGGGAGGATGAGAAGAGTGGCTCAGGCAGTGAGGAGACAGGCAGTAGTGAGGGTCGACCATCACCCACAGGGGCCATGGGGAGGTTCCACCTACCCTACGAGCCTGAGAGCTTTGGGGACAACCTGTACGTGTGCATCCCCTGTGACAAGGGCTTCCCCAGCTCTGAGCAGCTCAACGCCCACGTGGAGACCCACACAGAGGAGGAGCTGTACTCTGGAGGGGAGATGGGTAGCAGCAACAGCAACCCCAaaaacaacagcagcaacagcaacggTAACGGCAGCCTGGGCAGCCTGTCCTACCTGGAGGTGAAGTCCAGCCAGAGCCTGACCCCTGGGGTCCTGGGGGAGATCATCAGACCCTATCGCTGTAACTCCTGTGAGAAGTCCTACAAGGACCCGGCCACGCTGCGCCAGCACGAGAAGACCCACTGGCTGACAAGGCCCTACCCCTGCAGCATCTGTGGCAAGAAGTTCACCCAGCGCGGCACCATGACCCGCCACATGCGCAGCCACCTGGGACTCAAGCCCTTTGCCTGTGACCACTGTGGCATGCGCTTCACCCGCCAGTACCGCCTCACAGAGCACATGCGCATCCACTCCGGGGAGAAGCCCTACGAGTGTCAGGTGTGCGGGGGCAAGTTCGCCCAGCAGCGAAACCTCATCAGCCACATGAAGATGCACAGCAGTGGGGGGGCCGGAGGGGCTCTGACGGCCGACGGCAAGCTGAAGCTAGACTTTGCGGAGGGGATTTACCCCCTGAGTAAATACGCAGCAGAGCACCTGGGGCTGAAGCAGGAGAAGGCCTCAGAGCTACTGGCAGAGCATGCCATGGAGAGCCTGTTCCCGCTGTCCAAACTGGCAGCAGAACACCTGCGCCTCAACCACCATGACAAGATGGATGTCCTGGGGATCCAGGCCCTGCCCCCTCCCCCAGGGTCCCTCTCTGACTCCCACTCCCGTATCATTGACCGCTACTCCCCCAGCTAA
- the LOC106581167 gene encoding hypermethylated in cancer 1 protein isoform X1, producing the protein MGESRGGELTNGHDTRHESEISAVLGGGLTTMLHAMEVPSHARHLLLQLNTQRTKGFLCDVIIVVQNALFRAHKNILAASSLYLKSLVVHDNLINLDHEMVSPGVFRVILDYIYTGRLTEGDPSSPTEPNLGAVLAAASYLQLLDLVALCKKKLRRNEKCPLRPTPAFLRYGKMGPNSLGLGGGGRYRVSTPVIQSCYPGGVGNTHTPRAPPLEELPLHPHAIHAGELYAPTSSQGPQVFPSTPSALPAQPSLRPAHSDRNCSPIYGLDLSKKSPNSQSQNTPSHPHLAHALPHNDEDREGGLSGRTSPMLGANGGAYPTEKMETADQAGSLPLHSYPHLNQPLGPHLPHLHRSSSQGPDHYPCPPSPDTPTEAGEPSREVGNIYRWVKHEPLSYTAEDEEDEEDEEEGGRNGDQDHQHHNHHHKAGEESDDRYRRVGCDGEDEKSGSGSEETGSSEGRPSPTGAMGRFHLPYEPESFGDNLYVCIPCDKGFPSSEQLNAHVETHTEEELYSGGEMGSSNSNPKNNSSNSNGNGSLGSLSYLEVKSSQSLTPGVLGEIIRPYRCNSCEKSYKDPATLRQHEKTHWLTRPYPCSICGKKFTQRGTMTRHMRSHLGLKPFACDHCGMRFTRQYRLTEHMRIHSGEKPYECQVCGGKFAQQRNLISHMKMHSSGGAGGALTADGKLKLDFAEGIYPLSKYAAEHLGLKQEKASELLAEHAMESLFPLSKLAAEHLRLNHHDKMDVLGIQALPPPPGSLSDSHSRIIDRYSPS; encoded by the exons ATGGGGGAATCCCGAGGAGGAGAACTCACAAACGGCCACGACACCAGACATGAGTCCGAG ATATCTGCTGTTTTAGGTGGCGGTCTGACGACGATGCTCCATGCCATGGAAGTCCCAAGTCATGCTAGGCACCTCCTCCTGCAACTCAACACCCAGCGCACCAAGGGCTTCCTGTGTGATGTCATCATCGTGGTGCAGAACGCGTTGTTCCGAGCCCACAAGAACATTCTGGCCGCCAGCAGCCTCTACCTGAAGTCCCTGGTCGTCCATGACAACCTCATCAACCTAGACCACGAGATGGTGAGTCCCGGGGTGTTCCGGGTCATTCTAGACTACATCTACACGGGCCGCCTTACCGAAGGAGACCCCAGCTCCCCAACAGAGCCCAACCTGGGGGCCGTGCTGGCTGCAGCTAGCTATCTGCAGCTGCTGGACTTAGTGGCGTTGTGTAAGAAGAAGCTGAGGAGAAATGAGAAGTGCCCTCTCCGCCCCACTCCTGCCTTTCTGCGGTATGGGAAGATGGGCCCCAATAGTTTGGGTTTAGGGGGAGGGGGCAGGTATCGGGTGTCCACCCCTGTTATTCAGTCCTGCTACCCAGGGGGAGTTGGGAACACCCACACGCCCCGTGCCCCACCACTAGAGGAGCTGCCGCTGCACCCCCATGCCATCCATGCAGGGGAGCTGTATGCCCCCACCTCTTCACAGGGCCCTCAGGTGTTCCCCTCCACACCCTCAGCCCTGCCTGCCCAGCCCAGCCTGCGCCCAGCCCACTCTGACAGGAACTGCTCCCCCATCTATGGCCTGGACCTCTCCAAGAAGAGTCCCAACTCCCAGTCCCAGAACACGCCCTCCCACCCCCACCTGGCTCATGCCCTGCCCCACAACGATGAGGATCGGGAGGGGGGGCTGAGCGGCCGCACTAGCCCCATGCTGGGGGCCAACGGCGGGGCCTACCCCACAGAAAAGATGGAAACGGCTGATCAGGCTGGGTCTCTCCCACTTCACTCCTACCCCCACCTCAACCAGCCCCTCGGGCCCCACCTGCCCCACCTCCACCGCTCCAGCTCCCAAGGTCCAGACCACTACCCATGCCCCCCCAGCCCCGACACCCCCACAGAGGCTGGAGAGCCCAGCAGGGAGGTGGGCAACATCTACCGCTGGGTGAAGCATGAGCCACTGTCATACACAGCTGAGgatgaagaggatgaggaggatgaggaggaagggGGTCGAAACGGAGACCAAGACCACCAGCATCACAACCACCATCATAAGGCAGGGGAGGAGAGCGATGATCGCTACCGTAGGGTGGGCTGTGACGGGGAGGATGAGAAGAGTGGCTCAGGCAGTGAGGAGACAGGCAGTAGTGAGGGTCGACCATCACCCACAGGGGCCATGGGGAGGTTCCACCTACCCTACGAGCCTGAGAGCTTTGGGGACAACCTGTACGTGTGCATCCCCTGTGACAAGGGCTTCCCCAGCTCTGAGCAGCTCAACGCCCACGTGGAGACCCACACAGAGGAGGAGCTGTACTCTGGAGGGGAGATGGGTAGCAGCAACAGCAACCCCAaaaacaacagcagcaacagcaacggTAACGGCAGCCTGGGCAGCCTGTCCTACCTGGAGGTGAAGTCCAGCCAGAGCCTGACCCCTGGGGTCCTGGGGGAGATCATCAGACCCTATCGCTGTAACTCCTGTGAGAAGTCCTACAAGGACCCGGCCACGCTGCGCCAGCACGAGAAGACCCACTGGCTGACAAGGCCCTACCCCTGCAGCATCTGTGGCAAGAAGTTCACCCAGCGCGGCACCATGACCCGCCACATGCGCAGCCACCTGGGACTCAAGCCCTTTGCCTGTGACCACTGTGGCATGCGCTTCACCCGCCAGTACCGCCTCACAGAGCACATGCGCATCCACTCCGGGGAGAAGCCCTACGAGTGTCAGGTGTGCGGGGGCAAGTTCGCCCAGCAGCGAAACCTCATCAGCCACATGAAGATGCACAGCAGTGGGGGGGCCGGAGGGGCTCTGACGGCCGACGGCAAGCTGAAGCTAGACTTTGCGGAGGGGATTTACCCCCTGAGTAAATACGCAGCAGAGCACCTGGGGCTGAAGCAGGAGAAGGCCTCAGAGCTACTGGCAGAGCATGCCATGGAGAGCCTGTTCCCGCTGTCCAAACTGGCAGCAGAACACCTGCGCCTCAACCACCATGACAAGATGGATGTCCTGGGGATCCAGGCCCTGCCCCCTCCCCCAGGGTCCCTCTCTGACTCCCACTCCCGTATCATTGACCGCTACTCCCCCAGCTAA
- the LOC106581167 gene encoding hypermethylated in cancer 1 protein isoform X2 has product MIIKGDLDRMAEEIGHPGGGLTTMLHAMEVPSHARHLLLQLNTQRTKGFLCDVIIVVQNALFRAHKNILAASSLYLKSLVVHDNLINLDHEMVSPGVFRVILDYIYTGRLTEGDPSSPTEPNLGAVLAAASYLQLLDLVALCKKKLRRNEKCPLRPTPAFLRYGKMGPNSLGLGGGGRYRVSTPVIQSCYPGGVGNTHTPRAPPLEELPLHPHAIHAGELYAPTSSQGPQVFPSTPSALPAQPSLRPAHSDRNCSPIYGLDLSKKSPNSQSQNTPSHPHLAHALPHNDEDREGGLSGRTSPMLGANGGAYPTEKMETADQAGSLPLHSYPHLNQPLGPHLPHLHRSSSQGPDHYPCPPSPDTPTEAGEPSREVGNIYRWVKHEPLSYTAEDEEDEEDEEEGGRNGDQDHQHHNHHHKAGEESDDRYRRVGCDGEDEKSGSGSEETGSSEGRPSPTGAMGRFHLPYEPESFGDNLYVCIPCDKGFPSSEQLNAHVETHTEEELYSGGEMGSSNSNPKNNSSNSNGNGSLGSLSYLEVKSSQSLTPGVLGEIIRPYRCNSCEKSYKDPATLRQHEKTHWLTRPYPCSICGKKFTQRGTMTRHMRSHLGLKPFACDHCGMRFTRQYRLTEHMRIHSGEKPYECQVCGGKFAQQRNLISHMKMHSSGGAGGALTADGKLKLDFAEGIYPLSKYAAEHLGLKQEKASELLAEHAMESLFPLSKLAAEHLRLNHHDKMDVLGIQALPPPPGSLSDSHSRIIDRYSPS; this is encoded by the exons ATGATCATTAAGGGAGACTTAGATCGGATGGCAGAAGAGATCGGGCATCCAG GTGGCGGTCTGACGACGATGCTCCATGCCATGGAAGTCCCAAGTCATGCTAGGCACCTCCTCCTGCAACTCAACACCCAGCGCACCAAGGGCTTCCTGTGTGATGTCATCATCGTGGTGCAGAACGCGTTGTTCCGAGCCCACAAGAACATTCTGGCCGCCAGCAGCCTCTACCTGAAGTCCCTGGTCGTCCATGACAACCTCATCAACCTAGACCACGAGATGGTGAGTCCCGGGGTGTTCCGGGTCATTCTAGACTACATCTACACGGGCCGCCTTACCGAAGGAGACCCCAGCTCCCCAACAGAGCCCAACCTGGGGGCCGTGCTGGCTGCAGCTAGCTATCTGCAGCTGCTGGACTTAGTGGCGTTGTGTAAGAAGAAGCTGAGGAGAAATGAGAAGTGCCCTCTCCGCCCCACTCCTGCCTTTCTGCGGTATGGGAAGATGGGCCCCAATAGTTTGGGTTTAGGGGGAGGGGGCAGGTATCGGGTGTCCACCCCTGTTATTCAGTCCTGCTACCCAGGGGGAGTTGGGAACACCCACACGCCCCGTGCCCCACCACTAGAGGAGCTGCCGCTGCACCCCCATGCCATCCATGCAGGGGAGCTGTATGCCCCCACCTCTTCACAGGGCCCTCAGGTGTTCCCCTCCACACCCTCAGCCCTGCCTGCCCAGCCCAGCCTGCGCCCAGCCCACTCTGACAGGAACTGCTCCCCCATCTATGGCCTGGACCTCTCCAAGAAGAGTCCCAACTCCCAGTCCCAGAACACGCCCTCCCACCCCCACCTGGCTCATGCCCTGCCCCACAACGATGAGGATCGGGAGGGGGGGCTGAGCGGCCGCACTAGCCCCATGCTGGGGGCCAACGGCGGGGCCTACCCCACAGAAAAGATGGAAACGGCTGATCAGGCTGGGTCTCTCCCACTTCACTCCTACCCCCACCTCAACCAGCCCCTCGGGCCCCACCTGCCCCACCTCCACCGCTCCAGCTCCCAAGGTCCAGACCACTACCCATGCCCCCCCAGCCCCGACACCCCCACAGAGGCTGGAGAGCCCAGCAGGGAGGTGGGCAACATCTACCGCTGGGTGAAGCATGAGCCACTGTCATACACAGCTGAGgatgaagaggatgaggaggatgaggaggaagggGGTCGAAACGGAGACCAAGACCACCAGCATCACAACCACCATCATAAGGCAGGGGAGGAGAGCGATGATCGCTACCGTAGGGTGGGCTGTGACGGGGAGGATGAGAAGAGTGGCTCAGGCAGTGAGGAGACAGGCAGTAGTGAGGGTCGACCATCACCCACAGGGGCCATGGGGAGGTTCCACCTACCCTACGAGCCTGAGAGCTTTGGGGACAACCTGTACGTGTGCATCCCCTGTGACAAGGGCTTCCCCAGCTCTGAGCAGCTCAACGCCCACGTGGAGACCCACACAGAGGAGGAGCTGTACTCTGGAGGGGAGATGGGTAGCAGCAACAGCAACCCCAaaaacaacagcagcaacagcaacggTAACGGCAGCCTGGGCAGCCTGTCCTACCTGGAGGTGAAGTCCAGCCAGAGCCTGACCCCTGGGGTCCTGGGGGAGATCATCAGACCCTATCGCTGTAACTCCTGTGAGAAGTCCTACAAGGACCCGGCCACGCTGCGCCAGCACGAGAAGACCCACTGGCTGACAAGGCCCTACCCCTGCAGCATCTGTGGCAAGAAGTTCACCCAGCGCGGCACCATGACCCGCCACATGCGCAGCCACCTGGGACTCAAGCCCTTTGCCTGTGACCACTGTGGCATGCGCTTCACCCGCCAGTACCGCCTCACAGAGCACATGCGCATCCACTCCGGGGAGAAGCCCTACGAGTGTCAGGTGTGCGGGGGCAAGTTCGCCCAGCAGCGAAACCTCATCAGCCACATGAAGATGCACAGCAGTGGGGGGGCCGGAGGGGCTCTGACGGCCGACGGCAAGCTGAAGCTAGACTTTGCGGAGGGGATTTACCCCCTGAGTAAATACGCAGCAGAGCACCTGGGGCTGAAGCAGGAGAAGGCCTCAGAGCTACTGGCAGAGCATGCCATGGAGAGCCTGTTCCCGCTGTCCAAACTGGCAGCAGAACACCTGCGCCTCAACCACCATGACAAGATGGATGTCCTGGGGATCCAGGCCCTGCCCCCTCCCCCAGGGTCCCTCTCTGACTCCCACTCCCGTATCATTGACCGCTACTCCCCCAGCTAA